Genomic window (Peromyscus eremicus chromosome 12, PerEre_H2_v1, whole genome shotgun sequence):
ggctgaaagtGGGATTGCTGAGTTATTGCGTAACAGGTTCGTCTCTGATTGATGGTATCAACTCTTTTAGGAATGCCCTTTGGTGTTCAGGGGTCCCCACTGCTTTCCCCTTCTCGATGACCTGAACAGCTCGCAGCAAACCATCCTGCAGAGCCTGGTTCTTTACCATGTTGGTGATCATGAACGTGACGTCTTTGATGTACATCCGTCTTACATTAGCAGCATAGTGTTCTGCTTTGTTGCCGTGGGCAATGAAGAAGGTACAGAGTGCTGTGACATCTCTCTCTTGCAACCCATATTCCTCCAGGACAGACTCCCACACAATTCTAATGTGCTTGTTCTTGACTTGTCGTCTAAGGACGGAGGCTAAGGTTGGGAGACTTCTCCCCAGGTCTGGAAGCTTCTGAAGCACTCGAGTGTGTAAGCAGATAAGGACTTCAATGACATAGCTATATAAAATATTCAATTCCATTGAGGTGAACCTATGAGAAATGTGGAAAGCTCCTTAAATGGAATAGTCTGTGTACAAACGTAAGTTACATTTGATTAGGCTGACCCAATGTAAACCCAGTAGGAAACCAGCTATGTATTTCAGAAGTACGGCCTGCACCAAACTGCGTAGCTGAGTTCTCAGGCCACCCATTGGATGAGCGTCCCATGGTGAGGGAGTTCTGTTACTCATCCTCGTCCATAAGACCAGCCGGTAAGAGACTCACAGGGTGGGTACTGTGGTGCCTGGCATAAACACAGATCAATCTTTCTGAATGAAGGAAGCCAAGCCTGAATAATGCCGCTGGGACATACTAAACATAGTGGGAATGGCCACCGAAAGCTCTCACAAAGCCACAAAAGCCAGGATTTCTCAACTGTTGCTCACCCGAGGGCCAGAACTGCTGTCCATATCTCATCGTGGGCTGCTTGGCTTGCCAAAGTCTTGCTATGGTGTTCAAATTGCTGTGTCAGGTTATCCTTGGTGACGTCTAGTTCTCTGAATTGAATGTCTAGAGCTTGGAGCTTGTTCTCTACTCTACAGGATTAAAGAATCAAAGGTAAGTTCAGGCCAGGGTAAACCTAGGACTAATAGATTATTTACAACCCCTGCCAAATTTAGATAGGTACTTAAAGTTAAAATGTGACCAGGGTTTCCATTTGCCAAGCCCTCTACTGCCCTTGCTCTTCATGTTGGCAGACTTCTGGCTGTCTAATTAGTTGTTCCTGTGTCTTGTGCAACACTTAACACTTCACAGACTATCAACAAGCATTACTTCTCGTGACTCTAAGAAGCGAAGCTGTCAGTTGTTGCATTTTTAAGgacagatttattttgtgtgtggagggAGGGGTCGGGGTGCATGTGTGGGAGCCAAAGGACAAATTGTAATTGTAGGAgttattttctccttccactgtgtgggtcttgGGGTGTCAACTCAGGTGGtaaggcaagtgcctttaccattCCAACCATGTCACCAGCcccatttttactttttagtgAGGGAAAGTTTGTTAGAGCTGTAAAAGTCctgattttgccttttttttttttttttttttttttggtttttcgagacaaggtttctttgtgtagcttggCGCCTTGCTctgaccaggctgccctggaactcacaaagatctggctgcttctgcctcccgagtgctgggattaaaggtgtgcgccaccaccgcccggcctgattttgccattttatagataaagaaATTAAGTTTGAAAAAGACCAAATCACTTAAGTGACTAGCACTAGAACCAGTGGACATAAtaaagtggctttctttacccTGTTAGGACTTTGCAGATCCATTTTTACTTCAAGGATCAGCTCAAattctactctgtgtgtgtgtgtgtgtgtgagagagagatggtaatgctggggactgaacctagggcttcataccTTCTATGCCcgagttctaccactgaactatgtcCAGCCCTCCATACTCTTCTTAAACCCACTCTCTGGGAAACCCTTGCCTCTATCATGCAATACTTCTTGTTAGTTTGCTTTGCACGAAGTAAAGTATAAATTCTACATAGGAGATCAGTGGCCATTTCTTAGACATATTATTCCTGTCTCCCAATAACTAGCAGAGGCATTATAGAGAAATGGTAACTTATGTCCAGGTCATACAGCTGACACCTATGATGAGAAAGAATGACCTGCTGAACGGTCACAAGGGGACTGAAGTAGCTTGAGTAGCCCCAAACACCAGAGGCACCATAGCACTGAGATTGCACCTAAATGAGCCACAAAGAGCTAGGGTGACAACTCACTGGCCTGAAAACACCACATGGTCTTTAAATGAAGGAAGGGTTAAGAAAATAGTTATCTCTCCAGTGACCTCAACACTTTGTGGCTGCCCAAGATCATGTCCTGACCCTGGTCTCTTGGTCCTCAGTTTCTCCCAATAGTACCTGAGTTTCAGGTACCACTTTTCTCTTAGACGTATACTCTCATCTGTTACGTGCATTTCTCCCTAGGTGGAGACATCAAATCCAACTGTCCTAAGCTTAACTTTATGAACTCTCTCCTCCACCTTCAGAAATTGTAATGGAGGAATTTTCTCTCAGTTTTGGTACCAATTTACCCCTAGATAAAAGTTGGTatgaaatgtgtattttataGGAGTATGAAGCCTGTGAGGCTTATATGCAGCAACCTCTGTTTTCCAGTCAAAACTACGCCACCTGACTGTCTTTAACTTTAGACTTGAAGCTGTAGTGCTGTAGATTATTGCTAGTTTGAACTCTAGAGATGAGCTGTAGCTTGTTGATAACAGTTTATAATTGCAGAAGTTCTTTGGAATACCCCGCCAAAAGACATGCAGACCACTCTAATAGATGTTTAAAAAGAATGTACAGATGGCTCATCAGGTTAAGGTGCTTACTGCTGACCTGGTGACCTAACTTCCCTCCCTtagccccacatggtggaaggagaaaaccaactccttcAAGTTTTCCTGTGACTTCCACATGGGTGCCTGTGGCATACACAACTCCTCccaccacataaataaataaatatatttattatatattagagctgggcggtgggggggcacgcctttaatcccagcactcgggaaggagaggcaggtagatctctgtgagttcaaggcctgcctggtcttcagagctagttccaggacacttagggctacacacacacacacacacacacacacacacacacacacacacacacacaaaactgtctcaaaaaacaaaaacaaaaacaaacaaacaaaaaaagggctGAAGAAATGGGTTAGTGGATAAATGTACTTGTTcttgaagacctgggtttgactcccaacccccacatggtgactcatagcTGTTGAtacctccagttctaggggatctaatgccctcttctgacctctgagggaatcaggcacacatgtggtacacataaaataaataatgtggtacacataaaataaataattctaaaaagaatttttaaattaaaaaatgtaaatctgAGAGTAATGTTTCCTACCACAATCCCCTAGCTTAGTTAACAGCCTTACGGTTCATTCAATTGTTTGAATtagaaatctaaaaataattctcAACCCCTCACCCACAACTGATATCTATTTAACTCAACTCCCACCTGTCATACCCAGTAAACCAGTCCATCACCTTTACCCTGGTCCTAGGACTACAGTAGTATTACTGGGCCCTTGCTCCAGCCTCCAATTCATCCTTCACACATTTCTCTAAAATACTGTTATGatcatatttttagatttatttacttatgtatatgagtgctctatctgcatgtatgtctttatgCCAGAAacgggcatcagatcccactacagatagttatgagccaccatgtggctgctgggaattgaactcaggacctctagaagagcagccagtgctcttaaccactgagccatctctccagccctattgtGATCATTTAACTCagctaaaaatgtatttttatgccACCTGACTTTAAGAGATGAACTGGATCTCCTCACCAAGAAGCATAATGCCTTTCTGAGTCTTCTCACACATTCTAGTTGCTAATCTGTAATTCCAATCTTTTATGAGGTCAAAATGTAGTTTCCTCACTATAAAATTCCTCCTATTTATTTCCTCATAAACTCACTCAGATGCTATGATCCAACAAAGTATCCCTCTGTGAAGAGCCGCTTCCTTAGGCCAAATGCATCGATCCCTCCTTCATGTTCCTTTGGCCTTTTTGGAACATCACTAGTATAAGGTCACGTGTattaaactgtattttaaaaaacaattctaCTATTCCTGTAGGCTATGAGCTCTTCAAGGGAAATAGTCACATTTTACTTATGTCTGTGAATCTAGCATGAATTAAATGGAATTATAGCATATTAAAGCAGATTTTTCTTGATtccatgcatgcgtgtgtgtgtgtgtgtgtgtgtgtgtgtgtgtgtgtgtgtgtgtgcgcgcgcgcgcacacatgcaGATACAGAAGATTTAAAAACCAGGGCCTTTCAACTACACAaacattctactactgagctaaatcccaaccccaaagatttttctttattatcagTTTACATATTTTTTGAACCCGCAAGACTCCAAACACTTTAGCAAACACAGTTCTTATAGTATGGCTGCTGTTCTCTGCTTATTTCTACTCTTCATTCTTCACTCCCCATCTTGTGAGAAGAGTAGACCCTGGCCTGTTCCCTCCCTGGAGCCCCGAGCCACCTTCTCATTGCTTCCTTCAAGGATATCAGGGTTGTGCTGTCATGGTTCATCTTCTTTAGGAAGGGcaaaggaaacaaagcaagaTGGAAACCCTGTGGAGGTGGAGAGCTGCTGTTTTCCTCTCCGCAACAGGCAGCAGCAGTGGGAGCATCCTATCTAAACTCTGCCTGGAAGGTCACTAAGTACGTGAAGCTTTTAATAGCTTCAACATCCAAATATAGTTTCAAAGAACCAATGGTGTGAACACAGGTGTCCTGGAGTGCACTATGACATTTGCCTTTGAGAACAGACCAAGCCACTATAGGACAACAAGGCACCGTCCACAAGTACAGCTTTGTttatactggaaaacaaacatataTGCTACTCTACAATTAAATTTGATGGAGATgctactttcatttaaaaaaatatttatttgctgtacatgagtgttttgtgTGCACATAAGTCTGTGCACcaggtgccagaagagggtgacagatcccctggaactagagctacagatagttgtgagctctcatgtgggtgctggggggcCAACCTAGGTCCTACAGAAGAGCAATAacaagtgttgttgttgttttgttgttttgttgttttcagacagggtctctctgtgtagccctggctatcctggaactctctgtgtagaccaggctaacctagaactcagagatctgcctacttctgctcCCAAGTGAAGGGATTaaggatgtgagccaccatgcctagctaacaAGAGCTTAACTGTGAGCTATCCTCCAGCCCCGGGTTTCATATTttagttgcttttttaaaaaactaaattacAATCTAAATCAGTTTTTAAAGAGTGCCTTACATTtttatgatgataatgatggttttaaagttaaaaatctaaCCAATGGTAGAAATTATTGAGGGTGTCTAGTAGTATCAAATGAGGAACTGACAGAAAAATACACATGAAACAGGATTCTCTGTGGTACAGTGGTTTGAGTCTGTAGTCCCCCTTTCAGGAGACTAACACAGGAAGGTCTTCCCAGCCTATGAACTCAAGGCCAAACTGGGCCACatctcagaatcctttctcaaaacacaaacaagttacctgttgttattattttaaaaaatgtagtaaaTAGGCACAGACTCCAAAAATCATAGACGATGACAGTAGGCCATGAAGGTTGATTAGGAAAATGCTCACACTGAGTGTGGGTCTTATCCTTAAAGGGAAGTGTTATTATCGGAGGGGGGGGCGGATAAGAGGTATACTACAGACTGCAGAATTTGTACGAGCAAGATCACAGAGATGGCAATGGTAACTGACTAGTTCAGGAACTATGAGtgtatgtttgtttctttgtttttttgagacaggggtttgcTATAACTCTCTAGCCAAGCCCTGCCTCTACCTCGCAATCCTCTTTGcccttgcttcccaagtgctagggctacaggtgtgcaccaaGTCCCGCTTAGGAAGGTGTTTTGATCAAATGATTCATGTGAgcttaagaaaacatttaagcTTATAAGAACTAAGTCATGTTTGTTCACTCACTGAAGAATTTCTTCCCATCAATACTTATTGAACATCATAAATGGTAATTAAATGAATAATACCTGTGAATGATGAGAAGGCAAAAATCCTCCTCCCCAGGGAATATGCTAACAGAGAGGAACGGGGATAACAAAGCTAAAAATGCTGCTGTATAGCAAAGCAGTCAGCAGAGTGAAGAGACCACCTACAGAACAGGAGAATGTAATTACAAATCACACCTTAAACAAGGGCAaacatctaaaatatatacaaaccTCCAAAACCTCAACAGTAACATACTAAAAataacacaattttattttattttatttactttgtttgttttgttttattttgttttttgagacagggtttctcggtgtagttttggtgcctgtcctggatctcgctccgtagaccaggctggcctcgaactcacagagatcagcctggctctgcctcccgagtgctgagattaaaggcatgcgccaccaccgcccggccacaattttattttaaaaatttgaggtttatttatttttatatatacatgtgttttggctgcatgtgtctgtgtaccatgtgcatgcagtacccatggaggccagcagagggttcagatccccttggaactggagttacagatggctgttagCAGCTATATGGGCaatgggaatcaaaccagggtcctttggaagagcagccacctcTCCATCTAGGACAATAAACCTGCCTGAGATTTTGAAACTGAAGGaaagtgtgatggctattcttgtcaacttgactacatatgGAATTAATTGAAATCCAAAAATGGAGGATACAGCTGTGAGGggtttttgcttaatttgaagtaggtcaatccacttctaatctggatctttgagataggaaggcacatgcctttaatctggatctttgctttatcccagcccccaacttcagcaggcattccctgagaACACAACAGCCaagcctgccagagaagcaaATAGGCCAGCAAAGCAGATTAGCTAAGAGCTTCATATCTCCATTCTGCCTACTCTCCTCCATATCCAGTGCCCAGTCCCATGAGCTCTGTGGCAGACTACCAGTTGTGGCCTCTCTTCATTCTCTGTCCCCATTCCCAGAGGACTAGGCAGATTCTGGTGGAACAATctgttttcctccctccaagaaaCTCCCTCAGCCTTTCCCCCTCCTAGTGCATCGCCATTCCTAAGTATCAGcttccaatacctagaaacacattttacctggaacccccagtggccacacctatcaggatcccagaaTAATTTCCTACCAGACAACACACAGTCACTACACTCTCCAAAGAACCAGATAGTGCAACAgtaaccaaggaacaaaacacccacctcATAAAGACAACCAGAtgtcagcacctagaattacaatcttcccaaacccagatgcctagatgccagcataaaaacacaacaacagccaggacaatatgtctccactagagcccagcaaccctactgCAGTAGGCTCTGAGTATTGCACCAGAGCTGAAACACAAggcaaagaccttaaaatagcttTTATGAATATGAGAGAAGCCcttcaaaaggaaataaatcccttaaagaaatgtacGAAAGAAAAAAAGCGTGGAAGGGAGTAAaggttcaagacctgaaagtggaaatagaatcaataaagaaaacccaaacgggctagagaaatggctcagtggttaagagcactggctgctcttctggaggacctgggttcaattcccagcacgtacatctgggcatctcacaactgtctataactccagttccagagaatctgacaccctcacacagacatatatgctagcaaaacacaaatgcacataaaataaatttaaaaaagaaagaaaactcaaactaagGGAATGTCCTAGGAGAGCTATCCATTTCTGCTCTGACTCAAGATGTTACTTCTGCTTCACTCTGATATAGGGGAAACCCTGCAGAAATGCAGCAATCTCCTCCGGCTCTGGCGACATGTTGTTActccttcccaccccccacccccttagTCCCCCTAAGGGAACCTCTCAGAAAGGTTCTTCTGCTCATGCCAGtgaaagatcttcacccaaaactcttttaagaAATTTggtactgccgggcggtggtggcgcacacctttaatcccagcactggggaggcagagccaggtggatctctgtgagttcaaggctaacctgggctaccaagtgagtcccaggaaaggcgcaaagctacacagagaaatcctgtctcgaaaaacaaacaaacaaacaaacaaacaaaatttgggAAGGAGTCGTCCAGGAAAATGGCTGCCTCCACCAGGGTAGGAAAGGACAGCCCACAACTGAATAGGCAGaggggcttatatagggcttcttggggttggagtttctccagggagaagattttctcctcagggattggttagttttcctgctcagggatgggTTGGTTTAGTCGGTCAGGGGCAGAGttggttctggtttcagggccaaactgtgttcctttggctctggtttcagggtcagggtgtgtttcttaggTTCTAGGTTCAGGGCTAAAGTGTTTCACTGGCTCAGGTCTCAGAGTCAGGGTGTGTTTCCTCCactagctctggtttcagggccagggtgggtttcttagGCTGGCCATTTTCCCCTACAATCATAAACCAAATGCTCCCCAGTAATGACATGAAGGCTTATTATTTGTtgtgtgacattttgtttgtgtattgACAAAGCTTGCTTGGGGTCAGAGGGTGGGGCTAGCTACTAATTAACCAAACAGGCCTGGAGAGCagtacagagaggagacaggaaatgacaaGGCAGGGGGGAGAAAGGAAGTGCTAAGGCAGGGCAAAGACAAGATCTCAGCCCTTTTCAactggaggaacagaagaggtaggaagctcccctgcttctctgatctttcaagtttttaccccaatacctgactcccagtttttattgataagattaattagatttatgcttCATCTGGTGCTGTGGAAAATCCTtcgtacactgtaaagatttatcactgtgattggtttaatgaacaTGCtgcctggccaatagctgaacaggataaagttaggcaggaaagccaaactgagaatgatgagaTGAAAAAGGGAGGAGTCAGGATTGTCAGCCAGAGAacaagtcagacacacaaaatggaatagtggtaaaagccacaagcctcgaggtagcacatagatgaatagaaatgggttaatttaagttgtaagagctagctagtaacaagACTGAGCTATCGGCCAAGTATCTATAattattataagcctctgtgtggtaatttgggaagcaactCCTGGGTATTTGGGAATAGAGTCAGGATAGAGAAATGTCTGATTgcaattattaattatgaaagctcagctgatagcttaggc
Coding sequences:
- the Smco1 gene encoding single-pass membrane and coiled-coil domain-containing protein 1, which encodes MPFCRNNWTRPVPFSLESCFCDVPVSSNTLGMVKDGPVENKLQALDIQFRELDVTKDNLTQQFEHHSKTLASQAAHDEIWTAVLALGFTSMELNILYSYVIEVLICLHTRVLQKLPDLGRSLPTLASVLRRQVKNKHIRIVWESVLEEYGLQERDVTALCTFFIAHGNKAEHYAANVRRMYIKDVTFMITNMVKNQALQDGLLRAVQVIEKGKAVGTPEHQRAFLKELIPSIRDEPVTQ